One window of the Salvelinus fontinalis isolate EN_2023a chromosome 2, ASM2944872v1, whole genome shotgun sequence genome contains the following:
- the LOC129816744 gene encoding interleukin-18-binding protein-like isoform X3, with protein MKLTISLTDNTEVPSPRIIQPIRSKIVAVLGKRLVIECKADPGLPDDFALVYWLVNGTFPEVADGRVSETEESVSEDGRVLQRSLVFKSVTAEDFKSTFTCVINSPAGLDQRTVKLMTNHKAIFPPPSPTPNTKPRREQ; from the exons ATGAAGTTAACAATTTCTCTCACAG ATAACACAGAGGTGCCATCTCCCAGAATTATCCAGCCCATAAGGTCCAAAATAGTAGCTGTTCTAG GAAAGCGGTTGGTTATTGAATGTAAGGCAGACCCAGGCCTTCCTGATGACTTTGCCCTTGTCTACTGGCTGGTCAACGGCACATTCCCAGAGGTGGCTGATGGCAGAGTATCAGAAACAGAAGA ATCAGTTTCTGAGGACGGCAGGGTGTTGCAGAGGAGTCTGGTGTTTAAGAGCGTGACTGCAGAGGACTTCAAGTCCACCTTTACCTGTGTGATAAACAGCCCGGCTGGGCTTGACCAAAGGACTGTCAAACTGATGACCAATCACAAGGCTATATTTCCCCCTCCTTCACCCACTCCCAACACCAAACCGAGGAGAGAACAATGA
- the LOC129816744 gene encoding interleukin-18-binding protein-like isoform X2 — MKLTISLTAFMGFFWVLPSEVSTDNTEVPSPRIIQPIRSKIVAVLGKRLVIECKADPGLPDDFALVYWLVNGTFPEVADGRVSETEESVSEDGRVLQRSLVFKSVTAEDFKSTFTCVINSPAGLDQRTVKLMTNHKAIFPPPSPTPNTKPRREQ; from the exons ATGAAGTTAACAATTTCTCTCACAG CTTTCATGGGATTTTTCTGGGTCCTGCCCTCAGAGGTCTCtacag ATAACACAGAGGTGCCATCTCCCAGAATTATCCAGCCCATAAGGTCCAAAATAGTAGCTGTTCTAG GAAAGCGGTTGGTTATTGAATGTAAGGCAGACCCAGGCCTTCCTGATGACTTTGCCCTTGTCTACTGGCTGGTCAACGGCACATTCCCAGAGGTGGCTGATGGCAGAGTATCAGAAACAGAAGA ATCAGTTTCTGAGGACGGCAGGGTGTTGCAGAGGAGTCTGGTGTTTAAGAGCGTGACTGCAGAGGACTTCAAGTCCACCTTTACCTGTGTGATAAACAGCCCGGCTGGGCTTGACCAAAGGACTGTCAAACTGATGACCAATCACAAGGCTATATTTCCCCCTCCTTCACCCACTCCCAACACCAAACCGAGGAGAGAACAATGA
- the LOC129816744 gene encoding interleukin-18-binding protein-like isoform X1, producing MYLCVCVPVTQWLRVCALFTTAFMGFFWVLPSEVSTDNTEVPSPRIIQPIRSKIVAVLGKRLVIECKADPGLPDDFALVYWLVNGTFPEVADGRVSETEESVSEDGRVLQRSLVFKSVTAEDFKSTFTCVINSPAGLDQRTVKLMTNHKAIFPPPSPTPNTKPRREQ from the exons ATgtatctatgtgtctgtgtgcctgttaCGCAATGGCTTAGGGTGTGTGCTCTCTTCACTACAGCTTTCATGGGATTTTTCTGGGTCCTGCCCTCAGAGGTCTCtacag ATAACACAGAGGTGCCATCTCCCAGAATTATCCAGCCCATAAGGTCCAAAATAGTAGCTGTTCTAG GAAAGCGGTTGGTTATTGAATGTAAGGCAGACCCAGGCCTTCCTGATGACTTTGCCCTTGTCTACTGGCTGGTCAACGGCACATTCCCAGAGGTGGCTGATGGCAGAGTATCAGAAACAGAAGA ATCAGTTTCTGAGGACGGCAGGGTGTTGCAGAGGAGTCTGGTGTTTAAGAGCGTGACTGCAGAGGACTTCAAGTCCACCTTTACCTGTGTGATAAACAGCCCGGCTGGGCTTGACCAAAGGACTGTCAAACTGATGACCAATCACAAGGCTATATTTCCCCCTCCTTCACCCACTCCCAACACCAAACCGAGGAGAGAACAATGA